In Drosophila willistoni isolate 14030-0811.24 chromosome XR unlocalized genomic scaffold, UCI_dwil_1.1 Seg144, whole genome shotgun sequence, one DNA window encodes the following:
- the LOC6639595 gene encoding zinc/cadmium resistance protein — protein MSKYSGKKCRLLSMMWLTAFFFFVEIIVGYVTNSMALVADSFHMLGDIAALVISFLSVKMSPKKWSKNTFGWARAEVLGALVNAVFLVALCFSITIEACKRFIEEEPIHEPKLLVIVGALGLLVNVIGLCLLYEHGGHHGHSHGGGLTRNHSRLTELANMNDGEDEPNDFAYEKQKEKQQVKKSSHGHSHDPGSMNMRGAFLHVLSDALGSIIVVISAVVVWKTEWKYRYYMDPALSIVLVVLILHSVWPLLRESALILLQTVPTHIQVDAIQKRLLEKVDGVLAVHEFHVWQLAGDRIIASAHIRCRNLSEYMKIAEKVKEFFHNEGIHSTTIQPEFSEIEGCNMSDGTSSINMSGSDCCALDCPTTEEGCVKATCCQNNNKLNQLPSPTNSPYLCRQRNAARQAGDIEAAGSLLESAPQQAIMPSNRGGGALATVADATATPKSDIV, from the exons ATGTCCAAGTATTCGGGAAAGAAATGTCGCCTCCTCTCAATGATGTGGCTGACGGCCTTCTTCTTTTTCGTGGAAATAATTGTTGGCTATGTAACGAACTCCATGGCCTTGGTGGCGGACAGTTTTCACATGTTGGGCGATATAGCAGCCTTGGTTATATCATTCCTGTCGGTTAAG ATGTCACCCAAAAAATGGTCAAAGAATACCTTTGGTTGGGCTCGTGCCGAAGTTTTGGGGGCTTTGGTCAATGCTGTCTTTCTGGTGGCTCTGTGCTTTAGCATCACCATCGAGGCATGCAAAAG ATTCATCGAAGAGGAACCCATTCACGAGCCCAAATTGCTGGTCATTGTTGGTGCCTTGGGTCTGCTAGTTAATGTGATAGGCCTGTGTCTGCTCTATG AGCATGGCGGCCATCATGGGCATTCGCATGGCGGTGGCCTGACCCGGAACCACAGTCGCCTCACCGAATTGGCCAACATGAACGATGGCGAGGATGAGCCCAACGACTTTGCCTACGAGAAGCAGAAGGAGAAGCAGCAGGTGAAGAAATCCAGCCACGGCCACAGCCACGATCCCGGCTCAATGAACATGCGTGGCGCCTTTCTGCACGTCCTGAGCGATGCATTGGGCAGCATTATTGTGGTCATCAGTGCGGTGGTTGTGTGGAAGACCGAATGGAAATATCGCTACTACATGGATCCCGCCTTGTCCATTGTGCTGGTGGTGCTCATTCTGCATTCGGTGTGGCCCCTGCTGCGGGAATCCGCCTTGATATTGCTGCAGACAGTGCCAACCCACATCCAGGTGGATGCCATACAGAAGCGACTGCTGGAGAAGGTCGACGGTGTGCTGGCGGTGCATGAGTTTCACGTTTGGCAATTGGCCGGGGATCGGATCATTGCCTCTGCCCACATACG GTGCCGCAATTTGTCCGAGTACATGAAGATAGCCGAGAAGGTGAAGGAGTTTTTCCATAACGAAGGCATACACTCGACCACCATTCAGCCCGAGTTCAGTGAGATTGAAGGCTGCAACATGTCCGATGGCACTTCGAGCATTAACATGAGTGGATCGGATTGCTGTGCTCTGGACTGTCCCACCACCGAGGAGGGTTGTGTTAAGGCCACCTGTTGTcagaataacaacaaattg AATCAACTGCCCTCGCCCACCAATTCACCGTATTTGTGCCGACAGAGGAATGCAGCACGCCAAGCTGGTGATATTGAGGCTGCTGGCTCACTCTTAGAGTCTGCTCCACAGCAGGCTATAATGCCATCAAATCGAGGTGGTGGGGCATTGGCCACAGTGGCTGATGCAACAGCCACGCCCAAGAGCGATATAGTCTGA
- the LOC6639597 gene encoding N-alpha-acetyltransferase daf-31 produces MNIRCAKPEDLMTMQHCNLLCLPENYQMKYYFYHGLTWPQLSYVAEDDKGGIVGYVLAKMEEPEPGEESKHGHITSLAVKRSYRRLGLAQKLMNQASQAMVECFNAQYVSLHVRKSNRAALNLYTNSLLFKIIEVEPKYYADGEDAYAMRRDLSEFADEETKAKRKEGNDDEEVNSAGGDKNSHRPSGGAHNHSGHDGHCC; encoded by the coding sequence atGAACATACGCTGCGCCAAACCAGAAGACCTCATGACCATGCAGCATTGCAATCTGCTGTGTCTGCCGGAGAACTATCAGATGAAATATTATTTCTATCACGGCCTAACATGGCCCCAGCTCAGCTACGTGGCCGAGGATGATAAGGGCGGCATTGTTGGCTATGTTCTAGCCAAAATGGAGGAACCCGAACCGGGTGAGGAGAGCAAGCATGGCCATATCACTTCACTTGCTGTCAAGCGTTCCTATCGCCGCCTGGGCCTGGCCCAGAAACTCATGAATCAAGCATCCCAAGCCATGGTCGAGTGCTTCAATGCCCAGTATGTGTCGCTGCATGTCCGCAAAAGTAATCGCGCTGCCCTCAATCTCTATACCAATTCGCTCCTCTTCAAGATTATTGAAGTGGAGCCCAAGTACTATGCCGATGGCGAGGATGCCTATGCCATGCGTCGCGATTTGAGTGAATTTGCTGATGAGGAGACCAAGGCGAAGCGCAAGGAAGGCAACGATGACGAAGAGGTCAATTCAGCCGGCGGCGACAAGAATTCCCATAGACCAAGTGGCGGTGCCCATAACCATAGCGGTCATGATGGTCATTGTTGTtaa
- the LOC6639596 gene encoding small integral membrane protein 13 produces MSLQTWLAFIFTILASVCFVAAIILLGWFLIWKAFLSKFRLVRELLGQEEPEDQQEQQLIGEQLPPQQQIPHRARKTRRD; encoded by the exons ATGTCCTTGCAAACCTGGTTGGCCTTCATTTTTACCATATTAGCTTCTGTTTGCTTTGTTGCTGCCATTATTTTGTTGG GTTGGTTCCTCATCTGGAAGGcatttttatcaaaatttcGACTGGTCCGCGAACTATTGGGTCAAGAGGAGCCAGAGGATCAGCAAGAGCAGCAACTGATTGGAGAGCAACTGCCGCCACAGCAACAAATTCCACATCGAGCACGCAAAACGCGACGAGATTAG